The genomic window CGGCCAGACACATCAGCGCAATGCCTTCCTCGGTATCAAGCCCGTATTGTTGTAGAAACGCGTCGATGCCGCTTGCCTTGCGCTCGCGCGCTCCTTCGATTAGCTGAACCGCCATTGCTTGCGCATCATTTGTGACTTTGCGAGCAGGCGCAGCTTGCCGAAGCCTTTGTTTGATGCACGCCTCTTCTTCCATGCGATAAGCCTGGCGTAACTCAGTGCGATCAAGGGTGAGGGGGGCAATGGGTCTCGTCACGTGTGGTTTCGTCCTTTCACTAACGACTCAGCGTAATTTATGCATGAGGTGGACCCCATGTCGCTCCCAATCAAGGGAAGTCGGGCTTTGCGAAATTTTCCTGCGCTTGAAGGGGAGCGATGCTATTATATATGCGCTGTGATATGTGCGCTGATAGCCGCACAGATTCTCAGGAGACGCATCCCCATGGCCTTGTTCTGTTTTTACTGCCGTGATGGTGAGGACAGCGAGACTTTGCGCGCGCTGCACCTGAAAGAACAGCGCAAGCATATGGCTGAGCACGATCAGAATTATCTGACCGCCGGGCCACTCACCAACCGTAAGGGTGAATTTGTCGGCTCGCTGTTGATTATCGAGGCGGACAGCGAGGAAGAAGCGCGCGCGGCAGTCAACGAAGACCCCTATGTCACTGGCGGCGTGTGGCAATCGATCCGGGTCGACAAGTTTGAACCTGTCAAAGGGCGCTGGAAAGACCGCTAGAAACGAAAAAGGGAGGATGCGAGCCTGTGTGTCGCATCCTCCCTCCATTTGAGGTGACGTGAAGCGCGCCCTAACCTGTCGAGGACTTATTCGCCTCGATGGCCGCTTCGATTTTTGCGGTCTCAAGCTCCATGAGAGTTTCCATGTAGTTTTCAAGGATGGTCGGCGGCGGAGCCGGAGCCATTTTGACCCGCAGGAGACTGGAGCCTTCCTGACTGTAATTATACTTTGATTTGTAAGAGGCGTTGACGGACGCAGAGAACGGTCCCCAACCGGCTTTGGCTCCCACATCAAGTCCAAACTCGCGCGATTTTGCCATGGTGATCGACATACGCACTTCGATTTCGGCTTCCTGAAACTGATAGAATGTGGGGTACAATCCCATCGCCAGAAGCGAGTATTTGTTGGGGGTATCAGAGCCATCGAGCGCAGGCAGCTCGATCTCCTGCTCCGCCATGAATTTGGCGACCCTCGTTGAATTCATATCAAGCTTGGTCTGCCCTTCTGCAATCGCGAAGGCGAGCTTTTCAGTCATCTCCGCAAAGGGTGTATTGAGTAACTCTTGTCCGACACTCATCGTGATTTCCTTCCGTTAGCGTAACTCAACCCGCAGCTTTTATTGTGTTATTGGCACCTTTTTCTGGTTCAAATATTGGGGCCGCAATCGGCCTATTCTTCTTCGATGATGCGCGATTGGACCCGGCGTTTCAGACTGAACTTGATCCGCGTCGCAGCCTCCGGGCTGGCCTGACGTTTGGCATCAAAGCCCATCACCATCTTGCCGCTTTCCTGTCCCAGCGCGCCGCGCACATCGACTTCGACATCGTCAATCTCAAAATCGGAATCGTCCATGCGATTGGCGGCCGTAATCTCCTCTGAGAACTTCTGGATGATCTCGTCAGTCGAAAGCGTTTTTACCGCATCGTTTTCCTGCGCTTTGTCTGCCTGAAGTTTTTCGACGAGCTGATTGGCTGCGCTCAACTGGGCGATGAGGCTCACCTTTTCGGCTTCAAGCGCTTCAAGCCGCGTTTTGACCATGGGTTCGAGCTTGATTTCGAAGGCCGCCTCGGTTTGCGCGCCCGGCTTGGTCATGCTCTGCAAGCGGTCGCCCAGCGTTTTTACCTCGCCTTTGAGCTTGGCATTCTCGCTCTGCAATTCCTTCAGCTTTTTGTTTTCAGCGTTGAGCGCCTGAGTGAGGTTGGTGATTTGTTTCTTCTGCTGCTGGGTGGCTGCATCCTTGAGCTGAATTTCCTTAGCGAAATTCTCGCGCGCCTTGGAAAGCTCATTGCGCAGCCGCGTGGTTGGCAGAGTTTCAACCTTCAGTTTGGCGAGACGATTGACTTCTTTTGACGGCATGGGCTCAGCCTCACTCTTGCTCAAGCGCCAGAGGCGGCGGGCCAGGCGCAAATCGAATTTTCAAAGATGAAGACCCCTCGGTTTCATATTTGAGGGCGTTTTTGTATTTCGCGTTCATTGGCGTTGCAAAAAGCGCCCATTTTTTCTTGCCCGACTGTTGTTTTGTCTCTTCGATCTGGACCGTCATTTTGAGCTCTACATCGACGTCCTGCATGTGGTAAAAGCTCGGCA from Erythrobacter sp. SCSIO 43205 includes these protein-coding regions:
- a CDS encoding YciI family protein, giving the protein MALFCFYCRDGEDSETLRALHLKEQRKHMAEHDQNYLTAGPLTNRKGEFVGSLLIIEADSEEEARAAVNEDPYVTGGVWQSIRVDKFEPVKGRWKDR